The following are encoded together in the Pseudomonadota bacterium genome:
- a CDS encoding hydrogenase iron-sulfur subunit, whose amino-acid sequence KFEPKIVLFLCNWCSYAGADLAGTSRLQYAPNVRVVRLMCSGRVEPYFIIEALQAGADGVLVLGCHPGECHYLEGNYRTAARMALLKKMLGQFGMEDGRVRLDWVSASEGVQFASVVNQMTEAVRALGPIQKEQIQEVIYG is encoded by the coding sequence CAAATTTGAGCCAAAAATAGTCCTCTTCCTCTGTAACTGGTGCTCCTATGCAGGAGCTGATCTGGCCGGTACATCCCGGCTTCAGTATGCACCGAATGTAAGGGTTGTGCGTCTTATGTGCAGCGGAAGAGTTGAGCCGTATTTTATCATTGAGGCCCTTCAGGCAGGCGCTGACGGCGTACTTGTGCTTGGGTGTCATCCCGGCGAATGCCATTATCTCGAAGGAAACTACAGGACTGCAGCCAGAATGGCCTTACTGAAAAAGATGCTGGGTCAGTTCGGGATGGAGGATGGACGGGTCCGACTTGATTGGGTATCAGCTTCTGAGGGCGTTCAGTTTGCAAGTGTGGTAAACCAGATGACCGAGGCAGTGAGAGCCCTGGGACCAATTC